The Leucobacter rhizosphaerae genome includes a region encoding these proteins:
- a CDS encoding SDR family oxidoreductase encodes MTTVLVTGATGYVGGRLVPRLLDAGYEVSVLVRSASKLVDVPWAAEVSIIEGDLLDADTVSRACEGIDVLYYLVHAMGSRGDFEAAESRAACNVAGAAQACGVQRIVYLGGLSPATPKLSRHLTSRKRVGEILLDSGVPTVALQAGVIIGSGSTSFEMIRHLTEVLPYMPAPKWVRNFIQPIAVRDVLHYLVAAAELPSSVSRAFDIGGPDVLRYGQMMNGYAVEAGLPQRPIAALPVLTPWLASQWVNLVTPIPRRLAIPIIASLQHDCVMADHDIDEVIPPPEGGLTGYRQAVRLALAKIDAGAVETTWQNASVVDAPSDPLPSDPDWAGRTVYTDFRERRTSAAPDRLWAIVEGIGGANGWYSFPLAWAARGWMDKLVGGVGLRRGRRHPQHLNTGDALDFWRVERLERGRLLLLRAEMKVPGLAWLQMEVLPDGTGSQYRQRAIFFPRGLAGRLYWFAILPFHGVIFNGMANRITAAAGQRTVPARPDQASGAASDEHVK; translated from the coding sequence ATGACCACCGTGCTCGTCACCGGAGCGACCGGCTACGTCGGCGGGCGGCTCGTGCCGCGATTGCTGGACGCCGGGTACGAGGTCTCCGTGCTCGTGCGGTCCGCCTCGAAGCTCGTGGACGTGCCGTGGGCGGCCGAGGTCTCCATCATCGAGGGGGATCTGCTCGACGCCGACACGGTCTCGCGCGCCTGCGAGGGGATCGATGTGCTGTACTACCTGGTGCACGCGATGGGATCCCGGGGCGACTTCGAGGCGGCCGAGAGCCGCGCCGCCTGCAACGTCGCCGGGGCCGCGCAGGCCTGCGGTGTGCAACGAATCGTGTACCTGGGTGGACTCTCCCCGGCGACGCCGAAGCTGTCGCGCCACCTCACCTCGCGGAAGCGGGTGGGGGAGATCCTGCTCGACTCCGGTGTCCCGACCGTGGCGCTGCAGGCCGGGGTGATCATCGGTTCCGGATCGACGTCGTTCGAGATGATCCGGCACCTGACCGAGGTCCTGCCCTACATGCCCGCTCCGAAATGGGTGCGCAACTTCATTCAGCCGATCGCGGTGCGCGACGTGCTCCACTACCTCGTCGCGGCGGCGGAGCTTCCGTCGTCGGTCAGCAGAGCCTTCGACATCGGCGGGCCCGATGTGCTGCGCTACGGGCAGATGATGAACGGATACGCCGTCGAGGCGGGATTGCCCCAGCGGCCCATCGCGGCGCTGCCGGTGTTGACCCCGTGGCTCGCATCGCAGTGGGTGAACCTGGTGACTCCGATCCCGCGTCGCCTGGCGATCCCGATCATCGCGTCGCTGCAGCACGACTGCGTCATGGCGGATCACGACATCGACGAGGTCATCCCACCGCCCGAAGGCGGGCTGACCGGCTATCGGCAGGCCGTTCGCCTGGCCCTCGCCAAGATCGACGCGGGCGCGGTGGAGACCACGTGGCAGAACGCCTCCGTGGTCGACGCGCCGAGCGATCCGCTGCCGAGTGATCCGGACTGGGCGGGGCGCACGGTCTACACGGACTTCCGCGAGCGGCGCACGAGCGCGGCTCCTGATCGCCTGTGGGCCATCGTCGAGGGCATCGGCGGAGCGAACGGGTGGTACTCCTTCCCGCTCGCGTGGGCCGCTCGAGGGTGGATGGACAAACTCGTCGGCGGGGTCGGACTGCGACGCGGCCGAAGGCACCCGCAGCACCTCAACACGGGCGACGCACTCGACTTCTGGCGGGTCGAGCGGCTGGAACGGGGGCGACTGCTCCTGCTCCGAGCGGAGATGAAGGTGCCCGGGCTCGCCTGGCTCCAGATGGAGGTGCTCCCGGACGGCACCGGGTCCCAGTACCGTCAACGCGCGATCTTCTTCCCGCGGGGACTCGCCGGTCGACTGTACTGGTTCGCGATCCTCCCGTTCCACGGCGTGATCTTCAACGGCATGGCGAATCGGATCACGGCCGCGGCAGGGCAGCGCACGGTGCCGGCCCGGCCAGACCAGGCTTCAGGGGCGGCGTCGGACGAGCACGTGAAGTGA
- a CDS encoding VIT1/CCC1 transporter family protein has protein sequence MTNDESRSDAARVPTAQHENEPHQGRIGGKLNWLRAGVLGANDGIVSTAGVVIGVAGATPGNVLAIATAGIAALVAGAFSMAGGEYVSVSTQRDTEHALIEKERRELADAPEEELHELAGLYRERGLSDELALRVAEELTAHDALAAHAEVELGIDPEEFTSPWSAALSSFIAFTAGALLPLVMILLPFGDHRVWAAAAAVVIGLIATGWISAALGDAPRGPAIARNVIMGSATMAATYGIGLLFGVAVS, from the coding sequence ATGACGAATGACGAGTCGCGATCGGACGCAGCACGCGTCCCCACTGCGCAACACGAGAACGAACCGCACCAGGGGCGCATCGGTGGAAAACTGAACTGGCTTCGCGCCGGGGTCCTGGGGGCGAATGACGGCATCGTGTCCACTGCGGGTGTGGTGATCGGTGTCGCCGGCGCCACACCGGGCAACGTGCTCGCCATCGCGACCGCCGGGATCGCCGCGCTGGTGGCCGGCGCATTCTCCATGGCGGGTGGCGAGTACGTCTCGGTGAGCACGCAACGCGACACGGAGCACGCACTCATCGAGAAGGAGCGGCGCGAACTCGCGGACGCACCCGAGGAGGAGCTGCACGAGCTCGCCGGCCTGTACCGCGAGCGCGGGCTCTCCGATGAGCTTGCGCTCCGAGTGGCCGAGGAACTCACCGCCCACGACGCGCTCGCCGCGCACGCCGAGGTCGAGCTCGGCATCGATCCCGAGGAGTTCACGAGTCCGTGGTCGGCGGCGCTGTCGTCGTTCATCGCGTTCACCGCCGGAGCGCTGCTCCCGCTGGTCATGATCCTGCTGCCGTTCGGGGACCATCGCGTGTGGGCGGCCGCAGCCGCGGTCGTCATCGGGTTGATCGCAACCGGGTGGATCAGCGCCGCACTGGGCGACGCTCCGCGGGGCCCCGCGATCGCGAGGAACGTGATCATGGGGAGCGCCACCATGGCCGCGACCTATGGCATCGGGCTCCTCTTCGGGGTGGCCGTCTCGTAG
- a CDS encoding DUF11 domain-containing protein, translating to MNLRAGTTFESCAQAQAGTIPAGIRTNNNDHSMRWNDTDGRSDTFNNSSAQFTIPAGATITYAMLEWAGHTGEFKTAGGNTSSISSCNIVGQQYSTLFPTGLPPAPAAATPEAQSPGVQINGAAPVEVTPHVTRDSGLGWPNNSDRMYTGWSDVTDLLESSELSGLTTVTVSNIWAPAGVNCTAGWGLTVVWAFDAPVEGVAEYQNTISIYQGHIRQGAADLPSTATFSGFEAASSTNRIGLVAYEGDRGTVGDRFSINGTDIPEPTGYGAVNDFFVSAGNISSDPAWGVNFSVDVNDFETDLIQAGDTEATLGFRTNGDGYWLQSVWLEAPIASVRIDKTADIAVGRPGDPVVWTITVSNPSPAAIREVIVTDPHEASCEREIPSSFLASGSFTYTCAGVLPEQTVTNTATVTARTELGTVLSAEDSATVEVIHPALSITKTSDTALALDGETVNFAITVHNTGDVDLSEVRVEDQKVPDCSADIGVLAAGAQHALRCSAVAPIAGGENSATAIGTDPLGNTLEEADTARMIAARPSLAVDKSVSDQDIRVGETATFAIAVTNDGNVRLDQVVLQDLDLAECSQQIGTLLPGETRTVSCSWTADRAERFVNTASASGIAMRCTGAEAPGTCAEELGIEPLVRVDDATVVVSTGLVGTPERSPGDDEQRLSATGGQGGGVGIAFGLACMAAGAFLLRKQVMYQHRQ from the coding sequence GTGAATCTGCGGGCCGGTACGACGTTTGAATCGTGCGCGCAGGCGCAGGCGGGAACGATCCCTGCCGGTATCCGCACCAACAACAACGACCACTCGATGCGCTGGAACGACACGGACGGACGCAGCGATACGTTCAACAACTCGTCCGCGCAGTTCACGATTCCGGCCGGAGCGACCATCACGTACGCCATGCTCGAGTGGGCGGGCCACACGGGAGAGTTCAAAACCGCTGGCGGCAACACGTCGTCGATCTCCTCATGCAACATCGTGGGGCAGCAGTATTCGACGCTGTTCCCGACGGGACTCCCTCCGGCCCCTGCAGCAGCGACGCCGGAGGCGCAGTCCCCGGGTGTCCAGATCAATGGCGCGGCACCGGTCGAAGTGACGCCGCACGTGACGCGCGACAGTGGCCTCGGGTGGCCCAACAACAGCGATCGCATGTACACGGGGTGGTCCGACGTGACGGATCTTCTCGAGAGCTCGGAGCTTTCCGGACTCACCACGGTGACGGTCTCGAATATCTGGGCACCTGCTGGCGTGAATTGCACCGCTGGATGGGGGCTCACGGTCGTGTGGGCATTTGACGCTCCGGTCGAGGGGGTCGCCGAATACCAGAACACGATCAGTATCTACCAGGGGCACATCCGACAGGGTGCGGCCGATCTCCCGTCCACCGCGACCTTCAGCGGGTTCGAAGCGGCGTCCTCGACCAACAGGATCGGACTCGTGGCCTACGAGGGTGACCGAGGTACCGTGGGCGATCGCTTCTCGATCAACGGGACCGATATCCCCGAACCGACGGGTTACGGTGCTGTCAACGACTTCTTCGTCTCCGCAGGGAACATTTCGAGTGATCCCGCATGGGGTGTGAACTTCAGCGTCGATGTGAATGACTTCGAAACCGACCTGATCCAGGCGGGTGACACTGAGGCAACCCTGGGGTTCCGGACGAACGGAGACGGCTACTGGTTACAGTCCGTCTGGCTCGAGGCTCCGATCGCGAGTGTCCGCATCGACAAGACCGCAGACATCGCGGTTGGGAGGCCGGGAGACCCGGTGGTGTGGACCATCACGGTATCGAACCCGAGCCCGGCTGCGATTCGAGAGGTGATCGTCACCGACCCGCACGAAGCGAGCTGCGAGCGCGAGATCCCGTCGAGCTTCCTGGCATCTGGAAGTTTCACCTACACCTGTGCGGGAGTGCTCCCGGAGCAGACCGTGACCAACACTGCCACCGTGACCGCGCGGACCGAACTGGGTACCGTGCTCAGCGCCGAAGACAGTGCCACCGTCGAGGTGATTCATCCGGCGCTGTCGATCACCAAGACCTCGGACACGGCACTCGCCCTGGACGGAGAGACGGTGAACTTCGCGATCACCGTCCACAACACGGGCGATGTCGACCTGAGCGAGGTGCGCGTCGAGGATCAGAAGGTGCCGGACTGCTCAGCGGACATCGGAGTGCTCGCCGCCGGGGCACAACACGCGCTCCGGTGCTCCGCGGTTGCGCCGATCGCCGGAGGAGAGAATTCGGCCACCGCCATCGGAACCGACCCGCTCGGGAACACGCTCGAAGAGGCGGACACGGCTCGAATGATCGCCGCGCGCCCCTCGCTCGCCGTCGACAAGTCCGTCTCCGACCAGGACATTCGCGTGGGGGAGACTGCCACGTTCGCGATCGCTGTCACGAATGACGGCAATGTGCGCCTCGATCAGGTGGTGCTCCAGGATCTCGACCTCGCCGAGTGCTCGCAGCAGATCGGCACGCTGCTGCCAGGGGAGACGCGCACCGTCAGCTGCTCCTGGACCGCAGACCGGGCGGAGAGGTTCGTCAACACCGCGAGTGCCAGTGGCATCGCGATGCGATGCACCGGCGCGGAGGCGCCTGGAACGTGCGCGGAGGAGTTGGGGATCGAGCCGCTCGTCCGGGTCGACGATGCCACGGTGGTGGTATCGACGGGCTTGGTGGGGACCCCGGAGCGTTCACCGGGCGATGATGAGCAGCGTCTGAGTGCCACCGGTGGGCAGGGCGGAGGTGTCGGCATCGCGTTCGGGCTCGCCTGCATGGCAGCTGGTGCGTTCCTGCTGCGCAAACAGGTGATGTACCAGCATCGCCAGTAG
- a CDS encoding leucine-rich repeat domain-containing protein — translation MVIDLEPALAKAVNRTLGHPATQPVTDADLASLDRLTIADYFGDSVSSLSGLEYATNLTHFTVLRQGVSDLTPLGDLPLLASVYLEDMPVTDIAPLAGNTLTDLRVIGLPISSLDPIRDMTQLEGLTARQIQVDDWSPLSSLINLTDLNVEGSSFADAELLRTMSQLGYLMISHSQVADIAPLSVLTELRYLTMSSLAAEIPDLDALAPLTELTGLYAAGNGTRDISGIAGTTKLTVLDLGDNRIQDVSALSGMTSLGRLILASNDVREVDSVLGGLTQLYEMRLQDNAIESVNFLAAQEYLFEVDISGNRLQELPDLGYREILYGFRANDNELTRMPSFTAPSLQTLELSGNNITSTDGLPEAPTLQYLDLSLNAIVNFDALAAYPNLYLLDLSDNPTSDIEVLRSLTGLGDLSIDRMGVTDLGPVAALTGLSMLRAAGNQISDLTPLTGLTGPYSISLDDNQISDLSALAGTTTLYEVFLDNNQITDVSALSGNAYLSVLSLRQNRIADISPLASMSNLGELYLDGNEITDLSPLPAFEYLESFSAQSQRIPGSTVFVPAGADTFTTEDARSVLGLGGESISLQPSGGDGGILTWNGLTAADTSLTAGFASADGAFTGEIVYPVVRADVTSARALDGRVGDTLTLPLTVTEGFPLVDLALADAPDWVRIDTDGVLVARPETAGSWTVELAAIDTWGNRIEASVRITAVGSADPDAPGGGGGSQDTGAGSGDGGPRGGILSETGATVTILLASAALLIALGAAAAWRRRQLTR, via the coding sequence GTGGTCATCGATCTCGAGCCCGCTCTTGCCAAGGCGGTCAATCGGACGCTCGGGCACCCGGCGACCCAGCCGGTCACTGATGCGGATCTCGCGTCACTTGATCGACTGACCATCGCAGATTACTTCGGCGACAGCGTGTCGAGCCTCAGCGGTCTGGAGTACGCCACGAACTTGACGCACTTCACAGTGCTTCGTCAGGGCGTGAGCGATCTCACTCCGCTCGGAGATCTGCCACTTCTCGCGTCGGTGTACCTGGAGGATATGCCGGTGACGGATATTGCTCCGCTCGCCGGCAACACGCTGACTGATCTGAGAGTCATCGGGCTTCCCATCTCGTCGCTCGATCCGATCCGGGACATGACCCAGCTGGAAGGGCTCACCGCACGGCAGATCCAGGTGGACGACTGGAGTCCGCTGTCGAGCTTGATCAACCTCACGGATCTGAACGTGGAGGGGTCCAGTTTCGCCGACGCCGAGCTGCTGCGGACCATGTCCCAGCTGGGGTACCTGATGATCTCACACAGCCAGGTCGCCGACATCGCGCCACTGTCGGTGCTGACGGAGTTGCGCTATCTCACGATGAGCAGTCTCGCGGCGGAGATTCCCGACCTCGACGCCCTTGCACCGCTCACCGAGCTCACCGGGCTCTACGCGGCCGGCAACGGCACCCGAGACATCAGCGGAATCGCCGGAACGACGAAACTGACCGTTCTGGACCTGGGCGACAACCGCATTCAGGACGTCAGCGCGCTGTCGGGGATGACGTCGCTGGGACGGCTGATTCTCGCGAGCAACGACGTGCGCGAGGTCGACTCGGTGCTCGGCGGCCTCACGCAACTGTATGAGATGCGGCTGCAAGACAACGCCATCGAGAGCGTGAACTTCCTCGCAGCGCAGGAATACCTCTTCGAGGTGGACATCTCAGGCAATCGGCTGCAAGAGCTTCCCGATCTCGGGTACCGGGAGATCCTGTACGGATTCCGGGCCAACGACAACGAACTCACCCGCATGCCGTCGTTCACCGCACCGTCACTGCAAACGCTGGAGCTGAGCGGCAACAACATCACCAGCACCGACGGGCTCCCCGAGGCTCCTACCCTGCAGTACCTCGATCTGAGCCTGAACGCGATCGTCAATTTCGATGCGCTCGCCGCGTATCCGAACCTGTATCTGTTGGATCTCAGCGACAATCCGACGTCCGATATCGAGGTGCTGCGAAGCCTGACCGGTTTGGGTGATCTGAGCATCGACCGAATGGGCGTCACGGATCTGGGCCCTGTCGCTGCACTGACTGGCCTCAGCATGTTGCGCGCTGCGGGGAATCAGATCTCCGACCTGACGCCGCTCACGGGCCTCACGGGCCCGTATTCGATCTCGCTTGACGACAATCAGATCTCGGACCTCTCCGCACTGGCCGGGACCACGACCCTGTACGAAGTGTTCCTCGACAACAACCAGATCACGGACGTGTCCGCACTCAGCGGGAACGCATACCTCTCCGTGCTGTCTCTGCGGCAGAACCGGATCGCAGACATCTCACCGCTCGCGTCGATGTCGAACCTCGGCGAACTGTACCTGGACGGCAATGAGATCACCGATCTCAGTCCGCTCCCCGCATTCGAATACCTGGAGTCGTTCAGCGCGCAGTCGCAGCGAATCCCCGGGAGCACCGTCTTCGTGCCGGCGGGTGCCGACACGTTCACCACGGAGGACGCCCGCAGCGTGCTGGGTCTCGGAGGGGAGTCGATCTCGCTGCAGCCCTCCGGCGGGGATGGCGGCATCCTCACCTGGAACGGGCTGACCGCGGCGGACACCTCACTCACTGCTGGATTCGCGAGCGCGGACGGTGCGTTCACCGGGGAGATCGTGTATCCCGTGGTTCGTGCAGATGTCACCAGCGCCCGCGCGCTCGACGGTCGTGTCGGCGACACGCTCACCCTTCCGCTGACGGTGACCGAGGGGTTCCCGCTCGTCGATCTCGCACTCGCCGACGCCCCCGACTGGGTGCGCATCGACACTGATGGGGTGCTCGTCGCACGGCCCGAGACGGCCGGCAGCTGGACGGTCGAGCTTGCGGCGATCGACACCTGGGGCAACCGGATCGAGGCCTCCGTGCGGATCACCGCGGTCGGCAGTGCCGATCCGGACGCCCCGGGGGGCGGGGGCGGCTCGCAGGACACCGGGGCTGGATCGGGGGATGGAGGCCCCCGCGGGGGAATCCTCTCCGAGACCGGCGCGACGGTCACGATCCTCCTGGCCTCCGCAGCCCTGCTGATTGCGCTCGGTGCCGCTGCCGCCTGGCGCAGACGGCAGCTCACGCGGTAG
- a CDS encoding arsenate reductase ArsC, which translates to MTEPHPSVLFVCVHNAGRSQMAAGYLRQLAGAKIDVYSAGSMPADQINPTAVEAMLEDGIDIASEHPKVLTTEAVHAADVVITMGCGDTCPIFPGKRYEDWTLDDPAGHGIDTVRRIRDDIKLRVERLVAELA; encoded by the coding sequence ATGACTGAACCCCACCCGTCCGTGCTCTTCGTATGCGTGCACAACGCCGGCCGCTCACAGATGGCTGCCGGCTACCTGCGGCAGCTCGCTGGTGCCAAGATCGACGTGTACTCCGCAGGATCGATGCCCGCCGACCAGATCAACCCGACCGCCGTCGAAGCCATGCTCGAAGACGGCATCGACATCGCCTCCGAGCACCCCAAGGTCCTCACGACCGAGGCCGTGCACGCCGCCGACGTCGTCATCACGATGGGGTGCGGCGACACGTGCCCGATCTTCCCCGGCAAACGTTACGAAGACTGGACGCTCGACGACCCCGCAGGGCACGGCATCGACACCGTGCGGCGGATCCGGGACGACATCAAGCTCCGCGTCGAGCGGCTCGTCGCGGAGCTCGCCTGA
- the chrA gene encoding chromate efflux transporter gives MLSDRTSRPSVREVFFAFAKLGLTSFGGPIAHLGYFRDELVQKRKWVSEGRYAELVALCQILPGPASSQVGFALGLQRAGYAGALAAWIAFTLPSAILLVLFAWGAFALDGALGHGLLLGLKSVAVAVVAHAVLGMARTLTPDVRRMLIGIGALALALLLPGTAGQVSALLAGFLAGAILCHGMSSPQPESSSFGVSRRVAVGALVAAVTVFVGLAVLASVTQSLGAQVAAAFFRAGGLVFGGGHVLLPMLLGDQTVTTGVASDQLLSGYAAAQAVPGPLFSYAAFVGFELAPGAQGLLLALVALVAVFLPGMLVLLAALPLWSRLQAFPRAGAALLGGNAAVVGILAAALITPIITSSITGFPALGIAAGAFVLLQFTRLPAWTVVVLGAMAGTALVFLGAAA, from the coding sequence GTGCTCAGCGACCGGACGAGTCGGCCCTCGGTGCGCGAGGTGTTTTTCGCTTTTGCGAAACTCGGGCTGACGTCGTTCGGTGGTCCGATCGCCCACCTCGGATACTTCCGGGACGAACTCGTCCAGAAGCGCAAGTGGGTCTCCGAAGGGCGCTATGCGGAGCTGGTGGCCCTCTGTCAGATCCTTCCCGGCCCGGCTTCGAGCCAAGTGGGCTTCGCCCTGGGGCTGCAGCGGGCCGGGTACGCGGGGGCTCTCGCGGCATGGATCGCGTTCACCCTGCCGTCCGCGATCCTGCTGGTGCTCTTCGCCTGGGGTGCATTCGCGCTCGACGGAGCGCTCGGACACGGGCTGCTTCTCGGCTTGAAGTCCGTCGCCGTGGCCGTGGTCGCGCACGCCGTGCTGGGGATGGCGCGAACCCTCACTCCGGATGTCCGACGCATGCTGATCGGGATCGGCGCGCTCGCGCTCGCGCTGCTCCTCCCGGGAACGGCCGGTCAGGTCTCCGCACTGCTGGCGGGGTTTCTCGCCGGCGCGATCCTCTGTCACGGGATGTCCTCGCCGCAGCCGGAATCGTCGTCGTTCGGCGTGTCTCGAAGGGTCGCGGTGGGGGCGCTGGTGGCAGCCGTGACGGTGTTCGTCGGTCTCGCCGTGCTCGCCTCGGTCACGCAGTCGCTCGGGGCGCAGGTCGCTGCGGCGTTCTTCCGGGCGGGCGGCCTGGTGTTCGGCGGCGGACATGTGCTGTTGCCGATGCTGCTCGGCGATCAGACGGTCACGACGGGGGTGGCGTCGGATCAGCTCCTCTCGGGCTACGCTGCGGCACAAGCGGTGCCGGGCCCGCTCTTCAGTTACGCGGCGTTCGTCGGGTTCGAGCTTGCACCAGGCGCCCAGGGCCTCCTCTTGGCTCTCGTGGCCCTGGTCGCCGTCTTTCTTCCCGGCATGCTGGTGCTGCTGGCGGCGCTCCCGCTGTGGAGTCGCCTCCAGGCGTTCCCCCGCGCGGGGGCTGCACTGCTCGGGGGCAACGCCGCGGTGGTCGGGATCCTCGCCGCCGCGCTCATCACCCCGATCATCACCTCGTCGATCACGGGGTTCCCGGCACTCGGGATCGCCGCGGGTGCCTTCGTGCTATTGCAGTTCACCCGGTTGCCGGCGTGGACGGTGGTCGTGCTCGGGGCGATGGCCGGCACCGCGCTCGTCTTCCTCGGCGCCGCTGCGTAG
- a CDS encoding metalloregulator ArsR/SmtB family transcription factor: MTPTIPAPETVCTPSPTHAIGAESAAAVAGTLKALADPLRLRMLSAIATDPRGESCVCDLAELADVTQPTVSHHLKVLKDTGILTSERRGTWVWYRIIQSRRGAVTALLDAFAPSAVIERAEDEASRAEALRTMDARVTRLADELADELTDLNRDLVIAIVRESYAGLVKSAKLTQHMIPLTERFARQRLQDLTRDRTTGTPQVLFVCVANAGRSQLAAALVNHMSNGTVIARSAGSTPATDIHPHVRSLLTEIAGESDALDTFPKPLTDDAVRAADVVITMGCGDVCPIIPGVRYEDWVVGDPALASAEGVAAIRDDIAARVRTLLDTLPSR, translated from the coding sequence ATGACCCCCACGATTCCCGCACCCGAAACAGTGTGCACGCCGTCCCCCACACACGCGATCGGTGCGGAGTCCGCCGCGGCCGTCGCGGGCACCTTGAAAGCGCTCGCCGACCCCCTCCGCCTCCGCATGCTCTCCGCCATCGCGACCGACCCTCGCGGCGAGTCGTGCGTGTGCGACCTCGCGGAACTCGCCGACGTCACCCAACCCACCGTCTCTCACCACCTGAAGGTCCTGAAAGACACGGGGATCCTGACGTCGGAACGCCGCGGGACCTGGGTCTGGTACCGCATCATCCAGTCCCGTCGGGGGGCCGTCACCGCGCTGCTCGACGCGTTTGCCCCGTCAGCCGTGATCGAACGCGCAGAGGATGAAGCCTCGCGAGCGGAAGCGCTGCGCACCATGGATGCGCGGGTGACGAGGCTCGCGGATGAGCTCGCAGACGAACTCACAGACCTGAATCGGGATCTCGTCATCGCGATCGTCCGGGAGTCGTACGCAGGGCTCGTGAAGTCCGCGAAGCTCACCCAGCACATGATCCCCCTGACGGAACGATTCGCCAGGCAGCGCCTCCAGGATCTCACCCGGGATCGCACGACCGGCACCCCGCAGGTGCTGTTCGTGTGCGTTGCAAACGCGGGGCGCTCGCAGCTCGCGGCGGCCCTGGTGAACCACATGTCGAACGGCACCGTGATCGCCCGGTCGGCCGGATCGACTCCCGCAACGGACATCCACCCGCACGTTCGCTCGCTCCTCACCGAGATCGCAGGTGAGTCTGACGCGCTCGACACGTTCCCGAAACCACTCACCGACGACGCCGTGCGCGCCGCCGACGTGGTCATCACGATGGGCTGCGGCGACGTCTGCCCCATCATCCCGGGCGTCCGCTACGAGGACTGGGTCGTGGGCGACCCGGCTCTTGCATCCGCGGAGGGTGTCGCGGCGATCCGCGACGACATCGCTGCCCGCGTCCGCACCCTCCTCGACACCCTCCCCTCCCGCTGA